Proteins encoded by one window of Channa argus isolate prfri chromosome 13, Channa argus male v1.0, whole genome shotgun sequence:
- the hsd17b10 gene encoding 3-hydroxyacyl-CoA dehydrogenase type-2 — translation MANIRCIKGMVGLVTGGASGLGRATVERLVKNGASAVILDLPSSDGQALAHSLGDRCTFAPADVTSEADVQSAVSLAREKFGKLDLAVNCAGIAVAVKTYNFKKDIPHSLEDFQRVINVNIAGTFNVIRLAVGEMGKNEPDADGHRGCIINTASVAAFDGQVGQAAYSASKGGIVGMTLPIARDLAPMGIRVITIAPGLFSTPLLAGLPEKVRSFLARQVPFPSRLGDPAEFAHLVTSLAENPMINGEVIRLDGAIRMQP, via the exons ATGGCGAACATTCGGTGTATCAAG GGTATGGTTGGCCTGGTGACAGGAGGTGCATCTGGATTGGGTCGGGCAACTGTGGAACGTCTAGTGAAGAATGGAGCATCTGCTGTCATCCTGGACCTGCCCTCCTCTGATGGACAAGCTCTAGCTCACAGTCTGGGAGACCGCTGTACCTTCGCGCCTGCTGAT GTGACATCAGAGGCAGATGTCCAATCAGCAGTGTCCCTGGCCAGAGAGAAGTTCGGGAAGCTGGACCTGGCAGTAAATTGTGCAGGTATTGCTGTAGCAGTTAAAACCTATAACTTCAAGAAGGACATTCCTCACAGTCTGGAGGACTTCCAGCGTGTGATCAAT GTGAACATTGCAGGAACCTTTAATGTGATTCGTCTTGCTGTGGGTGAGATGGGGAAAAATGAGCCTGATGCAGATGGACATAGAGGCTGCATCATTAACACAGCCAGTGTGGCAGCATTTGATGGAcaa GTTGGCCAGGCAGCATATTCAGCTTCTAAAGGTGGCATTGTGGGAATGACCCTTCCCATTGCAAGAGACCTGGCACCCATGGGCATCAGGGTCATCACTATAGCACCAG GTTTGTTCTCGACGCCTCTCCTGGCTGGTCTTCCTGAGAAGGTGCGCTCATTCCTTGCCCGCCAGGTGCCCTTCCCTTCACGCCTGGGAGACCCTGCTGAGTTTGCCCACTTGGTGACATCACTAGCGGAGAACCCTATGATTAATGGAGAAGTTATTAGACTGGATGGAGCTATTCGCATGCAGCCATGA